A region of uncultured Carboxylicivirga sp. DNA encodes the following proteins:
- a CDS encoding GNAT family N-acetyltransferase, whose amino-acid sequence MNIDIRPIQKSDYTHLIAMFKEFASFQKSADRMKNSVEQMEQESEYINGFVLETDNGEIIGYATYFYAYFTWTGKSLYMDDLYLKPPYRGNGYGQKLIESVIEKATVDNCKKVHWQVSGWNKNAINFYKKLGAIVDDTEMNCDYWIK is encoded by the coding sequence ATGAATATTGATATACGACCTATACAGAAATCAGACTATACCCACCTGATAGCTATGTTTAAAGAATTTGCCTCCTTTCAAAAATCAGCTGATCGAATGAAAAACTCAGTTGAACAAATGGAACAAGAATCGGAGTACATAAATGGATTCGTTCTTGAAACAGATAACGGAGAAATAATTGGATATGCTACATACTTTTATGCTTACTTCACCTGGACCGGCAAATCGTTATACATGGATGATTTGTACTTAAAACCTCCTTACCGGGGAAATGGTTATGGTCAAAAATTGATTGAATCTGTTATTGAAAAAGCAACAGTTGATAATTGTAAAAAGGTTCACTGGCAAGTATCAGGTTGGAACAAAAATGCTATTAACTTTTACAAAAAACTAGGTGCAATAGTTGATGATACTGAGATGAATTGTGACTATTGGATAAAATAA
- a CDS encoding Nif11-like leader peptide family natural product precursor gives MSKESVQQLLDKGGDDRQFRIKYDNTFSEEKFVELAKEDGFDFTVEELKEVLRENGDNFESYGNPPKKGIWV, from the coding sequence ATGTCAAAGGAAAGCGTACAACAATTACTGGACAAAGGAGGTGACGATAGACAATTTCGTATTAAATACGATAACACCTTTTCAGAAGAAAAATTTGTAGAATTAGCCAAAGAAGATGGCTTTGATTTTACAGTGGAAGAATTAAAAGAAGTACTTCGCGAGAATGGCGATAACTTCGAGTCATATGGTAACCCACCAAAAAAGGGCATTTGGGTATAA
- a CDS encoding DUF4340 domain-containing protein has protein sequence MFRKLNIKLLGLVFLGLLVVTVLVKVIDGSKGINTLKDELFRVDETKITSVIIQPKMLNGKPIELKKENDSWKVLYEGKSYQGDKSLIENLIHQVNGLKPLRLAAQNKERWVNYKVTDSLATKVQLMNSGGELATLYIGKFSYQQPKQTAMMQQNPYMQQRGTMTTYVRSGNDSEIYAVEGFLGSSANRDANSFRDKTIVKLDKESINKIDFATPESSFTMVKNENTWMVDGTALDSTKVAKYLTELSSLKGTSFNNSNSSNYTHKLTIFSDNGENIEINVKIKDEDVILNSSQNSGSVFKEKKDRIFKKLFVSSNDLENK, from the coding sequence ATGTTTAGAAAACTGAATATAAAGTTACTGGGACTTGTTTTTTTAGGGTTGCTAGTTGTTACTGTACTGGTAAAAGTTATTGATGGGTCAAAGGGTATCAATACTTTAAAAGATGAGTTATTTAGGGTAGATGAGACTAAAATAACATCTGTGATTATTCAACCAAAAATGTTAAATGGCAAGCCTATTGAGTTGAAAAAGGAGAATGATAGCTGGAAAGTGTTGTATGAAGGTAAATCTTATCAGGGAGATAAGAGTTTGATTGAAAATTTGATACATCAGGTAAATGGATTAAAACCATTACGTCTGGCAGCTCAAAACAAGGAAAGATGGGTTAATTATAAAGTTACAGATTCATTGGCTACGAAGGTTCAGTTAATGAATTCGGGAGGTGAATTGGCAACATTATATATTGGTAAATTTTCCTATCAGCAACCCAAACAAACTGCAATGATGCAACAAAATCCGTATATGCAGCAAAGAGGAACAATGACGACCTATGTTCGAAGTGGTAATGATTCGGAAATATATGCAGTTGAAGGATTTTTGGGTAGCTCAGCAAACAGAGATGCGAATTCGTTCAGAGATAAGACAATTGTGAAATTAGATAAAGAAAGCATTAATAAGATTGATTTTGCAACACCTGAAAGTTCTTTTACCATGGTAAAGAATGAGAATACATGGATGGTTGATGGAACAGCATTAGATTCAACAAAAGTTGCAAAATATTTAACTGAGTTATCATCGTTGAAAGGAACTTCTTTTAACAATAGTAATAGTAGTAATTATACCCATAAGCTTACTATTTTTTCTGATAATGGAGAGAATATTGAAATTAATGTGAAAATTAAGGATGAGGATGTTATCTTAAATTCAAGTCAAAATTCAGGTTCAGTTTTTAAGGAGAAGAAAGACCGAATTTTTAAGAAGTTATTTGTTTCGAGCAATGATCTGGAAAATAAATAA
- a CDS encoding Gldg family protein — protein MIDKRRFNLYIILVVGILILVNVLANRFFFRIDFTEDQRYTLSETTKDILNGIDEPVTVTAYFSEGLQPQFDQLRKDFKDLLTEYATRSKNQVVYEFINPNEDPQKEQKAVQEGIQTVMIQDREKDQSTTKKAYMGAVIQIGEQTETIPFIQPGAQMEYALTTAIKKMIVPDKAAIGFITGHDEASINEMVQVMQGLDVLYVPEEVTLSDSVNLSKYKTLAWINPQDSIPAEAFKYVDEYLNQGGNLFVAFNKVDAELNRGMGFAKYTGMADWLRKRGITVNEDFVIDATCGQINVQQHQGMFTVNRPISFPYLPVLSKFADHPVTKGLGTMMMQFGSSITYTNDSTRNFTPLVFTSEKSGTQASPVYFNIDKQWAQNDFSSPKLTVAGLLEEGNHKIIVISDGDLAINGSGQNMRQVQPDNANFVVNAIDFMSDDTGLIQLRSKQVKMRPLEQLEDGDKNFLKILNFVLPLIIILGVGVYRYQKRKYVRLKRKGESYV, from the coding sequence ATGATTGATAAACGTAGATTTAATTTATATATCATCCTGGTTGTAGGTATATTGATACTCGTTAATGTACTTGCCAATAGGTTTTTCTTTCGAATAGACTTTACCGAAGACCAGCGATACACCCTTAGTGAAACAACAAAGGATATACTTAACGGAATTGACGAGCCGGTAACCGTTACTGCTTATTTTTCAGAAGGTCTGCAGCCTCAGTTTGATCAGTTGCGCAAAGATTTCAAGGATTTACTAACAGAATACGCTACCAGATCAAAGAATCAGGTGGTATATGAATTTATTAATCCTAATGAAGATCCGCAGAAAGAACAAAAAGCGGTACAAGAAGGTATTCAGACAGTGATGATTCAGGATAGGGAGAAAGATCAGTCTACCACTAAGAAAGCATATATGGGAGCTGTGATTCAGATTGGTGAACAAACAGAGACAATCCCTTTTATTCAGCCGGGAGCTCAAATGGAATATGCATTAACAACAGCAATTAAAAAGATGATTGTGCCGGATAAAGCAGCTATCGGGTTTATAACAGGGCATGATGAAGCATCAATTAATGAAATGGTTCAGGTAATGCAGGGATTAGATGTGTTGTATGTACCTGAAGAAGTTACTCTTTCGGATAGCGTTAATTTAAGTAAATATAAAACATTGGCATGGATCAATCCACAGGATTCTATTCCAGCCGAAGCATTTAAGTATGTGGATGAATATTTAAATCAGGGAGGTAATTTATTTGTAGCTTTCAATAAGGTGGATGCAGAGTTGAATCGGGGGATGGGCTTTGCCAAATATACAGGAATGGCCGATTGGTTGAGAAAAAGAGGAATAACAGTAAATGAAGATTTTGTGATAGATGCTACCTGTGGTCAGATTAATGTGCAGCAACATCAGGGAATGTTTACTGTTAATCGACCAATCAGTTTCCCATATCTTCCTGTTCTGTCAAAATTTGCCGATCATCCTGTTACAAAGGGATTAGGGACAATGATGATGCAGTTTGGTAGCTCAATAACTTATACTAATGATTCTACCAGAAATTTTACTCCATTGGTTTTTACTTCTGAAAAATCTGGAACGCAAGCCAGTCCTGTATATTTCAACATCGATAAACAATGGGCTCAAAATGATTTCTCTTCACCTAAGTTAACGGTAGCTGGTTTACTGGAGGAAGGTAATCATAAGATCATAGTAATTAGCGATGGTGATTTAGCTATTAATGGCTCAGGACAAAATATGCGTCAGGTGCAACCTGATAATGCAAATTTTGTTGTCAACGCAATTGATTTTATGAGTGATGATACAGGATTGATTCAACTCAGAAGTAAGCAGGTTAAGATGCGTCCTTTGGAGCAACTGGAAGATGGAGATAAGAACTTTCTGAAAATACTCAATTTTGTATTGCCACTCATTATCATTCTTGGTGTTGGTGTTTACCGTTATCAGAAAAGGAAATACGTTCGACTAAAAAGGAAAGGAGAGAGCTATGTTTAG
- a CDS encoding ABC transporter permease subunit, translated as MKQIWIITKKELKGYFDSLMAYILIVVFLGLSGFFTWLYGSFDVFYINQATMQPFFSVAYWTLFIFIPALTMKQIAEEYKTGTIELLLTKPVSDWQVVTGKFLATFLLIAITLVLTLPYYISIASIGPIDHGSVLTGYLGLLLMSAAYISLGIFASSITSNQIVAFLLALIIGVFFQILFGIMSGAFPGTIGDVIAYMDMQYHYHSITRGVIDSKNIIYFATIIMAGLMASELSLVKRNIN; from the coding sequence ATGAAGCAAATTTGGATTATAACTAAAAAAGAACTCAAGGGGTATTTCGATTCCCTAATGGCATATATATTAATAGTGGTGTTTTTAGGATTAAGTGGATTTTTCACCTGGCTATATGGTAGTTTTGATGTGTTTTATATCAATCAGGCTACCATGCAACCATTCTTTAGTGTTGCCTACTGGACATTATTTATTTTTATTCCGGCTTTAACCATGAAGCAAATCGCCGAAGAATACAAAACAGGTACCATCGAATTGTTACTGACCAAACCGGTATCTGACTGGCAGGTTGTGACCGGAAAGTTTCTGGCAACCTTTCTGTTGATTGCAATTACTTTGGTATTAACCCTGCCATATTATATTTCAATAGCGTCTATTGGTCCCATTGATCATGGCTCGGTATTAACCGGCTATTTGGGCTTGCTTTTAATGAGTGCTGCATATATAAGCTTGGGAATATTTGCAAGTAGCATTACCTCTAATCAGATTGTGGCATTTCTGTTAGCATTGATTATTGGTGTTTTCTTCCAAATCTTATTTGGAATTATGTCCGGTGCATTTCCGGGAACAATTGGTGATGTGATTGCATACATGGATATGCAATATCACTATCATAGCATTACGCGTGGTGTAATAGATAGTAAGAACATCATCTATTTTGCTACAATCATTATGGCTGGTTTAATGGCCTCTGAACTTTCACTTGTTAAACGAAACATTAACTAA
- a CDS encoding ATP-binding cassette domain-containing protein, protein MDISVKNVTKMYGTQKALDDLSFEVKTGEILGFLGPNGAGKTTTMKAITCYISPNEGDILLGGTSVAKSPDLVKKSIGYLPESNPLYLDMPVMDYLAFIGELQGVSKEYIESQVQKMVRICGLNLEKHKKIGELSKGFKQRVGLAQALIHDPEVLILDEPTTGLDPNQIIEIRELIKEIGKEKTVILSSHILAEVEATCDRVLIINKGKIVADGTPESLRKKAQGKEILKVGVNANDRNEVFTSMQQLPEVDLVSFIDDSKLFEIESKVGMSSVESIFRMCVDKGWFLTQLTPVEKNLEDVFRELTK, encoded by the coding sequence ATGGACATTTCTGTTAAAAACGTTACAAAAATGTATGGTACCCAAAAAGCTTTGGATGATCTTTCATTTGAAGTAAAAACAGGTGAAATACTTGGTTTTTTGGGACCCAATGGAGCCGGAAAAACAACCACAATGAAAGCAATAACCTGCTATATTTCACCTAATGAAGGAGATATTCTTTTGGGTGGAACTTCTGTGGCTAAATCTCCTGATCTGGTGAAGAAAAGTATTGGGTATTTGCCCGAAAGTAATCCTTTGTATCTGGATATGCCTGTGATGGATTACCTTGCTTTTATTGGTGAATTACAAGGTGTAAGTAAGGAGTATATTGAATCTCAGGTGCAAAAAATGGTTCGTATTTGTGGGTTAAACCTGGAAAAACACAAAAAGATAGGCGAGCTATCCAAGGGATTTAAACAAAGAGTTGGTTTGGCTCAGGCTTTAATTCACGATCCTGAAGTATTGATTTTGGATGAACCAACTACGGGACTCGACCCTAACCAGATAATAGAGATTCGTGAATTGATAAAAGAAATTGGTAAGGAGAAGACGGTTATATTAAGTTCTCATATACTGGCAGAGGTGGAGGCTACCTGCGATCGTGTGTTGATTATCAACAAAGGAAAGATAGTTGCTGATGGTACACCTGAATCACTTCGTAAAAAAGCTCAGGGTAAAGAAATTCTTAAAGTAGGTGTGAATGCCAATGATAGGAATGAAGTGTTTACATCAATGCAACAATTGCCCGAAGTAGATTTGGTGTCTTTTATTGACGATAGCAAACTATTTGAAATTGAAAGTAAGGTGGGGATGTCATCTGTAGAATCAATATTCAGGATGTGTGTTGATAAAGGATGGTTTCTTACACAACTTACTCCGGTTGAAAAGAATCTGGAAGATGTATTTAGAGAACTTACCAAATAA
- a CDS encoding ABC transporter permease subunit translates to MYKSQTVSNPFWIMVGKEISDTVRSWKFLIMVGLVLLTCLGSLYASLSDFTEAIKGASADDDFFFLKLFTHSDGSMPSYIVFVSFLGPLLGISMGFDSVNSEQNKGTLSRVLAQPIYRDYVLNTKFTASLIVLSSLFLALSFLVLGFGLIFLGIPPTADEFMRIFIFSIVSIVYVAFWLNLSILFSVKFRQTATSALAGISIWLFFTIFYNIIVNLIAKGLAPVRFVSENQVVKFQGFIQNLMRFNPGQLFNDATTTLLRPSIRSLGPLTTEQTIGAIPNPLPLGQSLMLVWPQVTALIGGTILFFAIAYTLFMRREIRSR, encoded by the coding sequence ATGTATAAATCACAGACAGTTAGTAATCCGTTTTGGATAATGGTTGGAAAGGAAATCTCTGACACTGTTCGTAGCTGGAAATTTCTAATTATGGTTGGACTGGTGTTGTTGACCTGTCTGGGATCGCTGTATGCTTCATTAAGTGATTTTACTGAAGCAATAAAAGGAGCCAGTGCTGATGATGATTTTTTCTTTCTCAAGCTATTTACTCATTCTGATGGTTCAATGCCATCATACATTGTTTTTGTAAGCTTTTTAGGGCCTTTATTGGGTATCAGCATGGGATTTGATAGTGTGAATTCCGAACAAAACAAGGGAACGCTAAGTCGGGTGCTGGCGCAACCAATCTATCGCGATTATGTATTGAATACAAAATTTACAGCATCTCTGATTGTGTTGAGTTCATTGTTTCTGGCTTTGAGTTTCCTTGTTTTAGGTTTTGGTTTAATCTTTTTGGGAATTCCTCCAACAGCTGATGAATTTATGCGAATATTTATCTTCTCCATTGTAAGTATTGTTTATGTCGCATTCTGGTTGAATTTGTCCATACTTTTTTCAGTGAAGTTCAGGCAAACAGCAACTTCTGCATTGGCAGGGATATCTATATGGCTGTTTTTTACCATCTTCTATAATATCATCGTCAACTTAATTGCAAAGGGACTGGCACCGGTAAGATTTGTTAGCGAGAATCAGGTTGTTAAGTTTCAAGGGTTCATACAAAACCTGATGCGTTTTAATCCGGGTCAGTTATTTAATGATGCTACCACAACTTTATTAAGACCATCTATCAGAAGTCTTGGACCTTTAACAACAGAACAAACAATAGGTGCCATACCTAATCCATTGCCGTTAGGTCAGAGTTTGATGTTGGTATGGCCACAGGTTACTGCATTGATAGGAGGAACTATTCTGTTTTTCGCTATTGCCTATACATTGTTTATGCGTCGTGAAATACGCTCAAGATAG
- a CDS encoding ABC transporter ATP-binding protein: MDHSVIQLNNVTKKYGDFNAVNQLSLTIGKGEIFGLLGPNGAGKSTTILMLMGLTEPSEGSVEVCGINSTTLPIDVKRKVGYLPEDVGFYDDWSGLDNLIYTARLNGLNPQDAKKKANDLMERVGLSTQKDKKTGKYSKGMRQRLGLADVLIKNPEVIILDEPTTGIDPKGVQELLNLIVELRNEHNITVLFSSHNLHQVQQVCDRVGIFVEGKLLAEGKIEELSKKLFTHGMYLIELGLDADHKKVPDKEVLQSLLEPLDGIQSVKKEQEHFAIECSSDLSSGIAQAVMNADYKLNYLNKKEYGLDAIYNRYFEGGLCHV; the protein is encoded by the coding sequence ATGGATCATTCTGTAATCCAATTGAATAATGTTACAAAAAAATATGGTGACTTCAACGCTGTAAATCAATTGAGCTTAACCATTGGCAAAGGAGAAATATTTGGTTTGTTGGGTCCTAATGGTGCCGGAAAATCTACTACCATATTAATGTTAATGGGATTGACGGAGCCGTCAGAAGGTAGCGTTGAAGTTTGTGGAATTAATTCAACCACACTTCCCATTGACGTGAAGCGAAAAGTGGGGTATTTACCTGAAGATGTAGGTTTTTATGATGATTGGTCGGGACTGGATAATCTGATTTATACTGCACGTTTGAATGGTTTGAACCCTCAGGATGCTAAGAAAAAAGCAAATGATTTGATGGAACGTGTTGGGTTAAGTACGCAAAAGGATAAAAAAACAGGTAAATATTCGAAGGGGATGCGCCAGCGCTTAGGATTAGCCGATGTTCTGATTAAAAATCCGGAAGTTATCATATTGGATGAGCCTACAACAGGTATTGATCCCAAAGGTGTGCAGGAGTTGTTAAACCTGATTGTAGAGTTACGAAACGAGCATAATATAACTGTTTTGTTTTCGTCGCATAACCTTCATCAGGTTCAGCAGGTGTGCGACAGGGTTGGGATCTTTGTTGAAGGAAAACTTCTGGCAGAAGGTAAGATTGAAGAACTATCAAAGAAACTCTTTACGCACGGAATGTATTTGATTGAACTGGGATTAGATGCCGATCATAAAAAAGTGCCGGACAAAGAAGTGTTGCAAAGTTTGTTGGAGCCACTTGATGGTATTCAGTCTGTAAAAAAAGAGCAGGAGCATTTTGCTATCGAATGTTCATCTGATTTATCATCGGGCATTGCTCAGGCAGTAATGAATGCAGATTACAAGCTTAATTATCTGAATAAAAAAGAGTATGGTTTGGATGCTATCTATAACCGATATTTTGAAGGAGGGCTATGTCATGTATAA
- a CDS encoding NEW3 domain-containing protein, with protein sequence MKRINFYLRLLLLAVLLLNFKQNILAADINLEIYTPFTKVSVSPGSTVNYKLDVINNGDQTVNENINLTNIPRSWTFTLTASGLNINQIAVLGKEKKTLDLKVEVPFQVRKGYYTFYAKLGDRVSLPLTINVTAAGSNETELTCDQKNMEGTSKSNFNFNAVLKNKTPNQQNYALMATPPKGWTVLIKPNHKQATSTEVDANGTKNISYEIKAPYNVKAGTYKIPVKAISGSTSAEMELEVVITGTYEMSFTTPSGLLSTNTTAGDEKKIELLVKNNGSTKLKDIELTASKPKNWAVTFDISKIESLEPGSSATIYATIKADKKAIPGDYITNIKAKTAETNHELSFRVMVKTPMLMGWLGIIIILAALGGVWFLVRKFGRR encoded by the coding sequence ATGAAAAGAATTAATTTCTACCTGAGATTATTATTGTTGGCGGTTTTACTTCTGAATTTCAAACAGAATATTCTTGCCGCTGATATCAATTTGGAAATATATACACCATTTACTAAAGTGTCTGTATCTCCCGGAAGTACTGTGAATTATAAATTGGATGTAATTAATAATGGTGATCAAACCGTTAACGAAAACATCAATTTAACAAATATCCCGCGATCATGGACATTTACACTTACGGCAAGTGGTTTAAATATTAATCAGATTGCGGTGTTAGGCAAAGAGAAAAAAACTCTTGATCTGAAGGTGGAAGTGCCTTTTCAGGTGCGTAAAGGATACTACACTTTCTATGCAAAGTTAGGAGATAGAGTAAGTTTGCCTTTAACCATTAATGTTACTGCCGCAGGATCAAACGAAACTGAGCTTACCTGTGATCAGAAAAATATGGAAGGAACTTCCAAGTCAAACTTTAATTTTAATGCAGTCCTTAAAAATAAAACACCTAATCAGCAGAATTATGCACTCATGGCAACTCCGCCAAAAGGTTGGACTGTTTTAATTAAGCCAAATCATAAACAGGCAACTTCAACAGAAGTAGATGCAAATGGGACTAAAAATATTTCATATGAAATAAAAGCTCCTTATAATGTCAAAGCCGGCACCTATAAAATACCTGTAAAAGCAATTTCCGGTTCCACATCAGCTGAGATGGAACTGGAAGTTGTGATCACAGGTACTTATGAAATGTCTTTTACAACACCCAGTGGATTATTAAGTACCAATACTACTGCGGGTGATGAAAAGAAAATAGAATTATTGGTAAAAAATAATGGTTCGACTAAACTAAAGGATATAGAGTTAACTGCCAGTAAACCAAAAAACTGGGCAGTAACCTTTGATATTTCAAAAATCGAAAGTCTTGAACCTGGAAGTTCAGCAACAATTTATGCGACAATAAAAGCAGATAAAAAGGCGATTCCTGGAGATTACATAACAAATATAAAAGCAAAGACTGCAGAAACTAACCATGAGTTGTCATTTAGGGTAATGGTTAAAACGCCTATGTTAATGGGGTGGTTGGGTATCATCATTATTCTTGCTGCTCTTGGGGGAGTATGGTTTTTAGTGCGAAAATTCGGAAGGAGGTAA
- the dnaN gene encoding DNA polymerase III subunit beta, with the protein MKFVVSSTELLSHLQAISRVISNKSTLPILDNFLFDLKDNKLVLTASDLEVTMVTSLDLENSDGEGIIALPSRILLETLKKFPEQPLNFDINMDNYGVSIITEKGKFSVVGQNGEDFPELPNLDGDKSSSLQVSVDLLQMGINKTLFATADDELRPVMNGILVELSPENMTFVASDSHKLVRYRRMDAKTDFEASFILPKKPAGLLKNVLPKETGDVVVEFDDKNAFFTLPNYKLVCRLVEGNYPSYNAVIPQDNPYKVIIDRSEFHNTLGRVSIFSNQASNLVKLKMANNELTVSAQDIDFSISAYERISCQYEGDEMEIGFKSGFLADILDNLNSTDVILELSDPSRAGILLPFENGENEDELMLLMPMMINV; encoded by the coding sequence ATGAAATTTGTAGTTTCCAGTACAGAATTACTTTCGCATTTACAAGCTATCAGCCGCGTAATAAGTAACAAAAGTACTTTACCTATCCTCGATAATTTTTTATTCGACTTAAAAGATAATAAGCTGGTTTTAACAGCATCAGATTTAGAAGTGACAATGGTAACTTCACTTGATCTGGAAAATTCCGACGGAGAGGGTATAATTGCTTTACCTTCGCGTATTTTGCTGGAAACCCTGAAGAAATTTCCTGAACAACCCTTGAATTTCGATATTAACATGGATAACTATGGTGTTAGTATCATTACCGAAAAAGGTAAATTCAGTGTTGTTGGTCAAAATGGTGAAGATTTTCCTGAATTACCAAATCTGGATGGAGACAAAAGTTCAAGTCTGCAAGTATCTGTTGATTTGCTTCAAATGGGGATCAACAAAACTTTATTTGCTACAGCCGATGATGAGCTTCGTCCGGTGATGAATGGTATTTTGGTTGAGTTGTCACCGGAAAATATGACATTTGTTGCTTCCGATTCTCACAAATTGGTTCGATATCGCAGAATGGATGCAAAAACTGATTTTGAGGCCTCATTCATTCTTCCTAAAAAACCGGCTGGTTTATTGAAGAATGTATTACCAAAGGAAACAGGTGACGTGGTTGTAGAGTTTGATGACAAAAATGCATTCTTTACTTTGCCTAATTACAAATTGGTTTGTCGTTTGGTGGAAGGAAATTACCCAAGCTACAATGCTGTAATTCCACAGGATAATCCATATAAGGTAATTATTGATCGAAGTGAGTTCCATAATACTTTGGGTCGTGTTTCTATTTTCTCTAATCAGGCAAGTAACCTGGTGAAATTGAAGATGGCAAATAATGAATTAACTGTTTCAGCTCAGGATATCGACTTTAGTATTTCAGCATACGAACGTATCAGTTGTCAATACGAAGGTGATGAAATGGAGATTGGTTTTAAATCAGGTTTCCTGGCTGACATTCTGGATAATCTTAATTCAACTGATGTAATTCTTGAATTATCAGATCCATCTCGTGCAGGGATTTTATTACCATTTGAAAATGGTGAAAACGAAGATGAATTAATGCTGTTAATGCCAATGATGATTAATGTATAA